A genomic segment from Pyrodictium occultum encodes:
- a CDS encoding MogA/MoaB family molybdenum cofactor biosynthesis protein, with the protein MARWGLVVTSDRVKADPSLDRITPALRRMLAENGHELAYAAVAGNDPVEILYRLAEALYKGAEVVLVTGGTGPSPRDVSADLAARLCDRVLPGVGEEFRRRSLEQGVANAVLSRAMACSFRDRLIVVSPGNPDAAKLMAELLLGVVDHALHQLRGHRHGER; encoded by the coding sequence GTGGCCCGCTGGGGCCTCGTAGTTACAAGCGACCGCGTGAAGGCTGACCCCTCGCTCGACAGGATAACCCCGGCGCTGCGCAGGATGCTCGCGGAGAACGGGCACGAGCTGGCCTACGCCGCGGTGGCCGGGAACGACCCAGTGGAGATACTCTACCGGCTGGCCGAGGCCCTCTACAAGGGGGCCGAGGTGGTCCTAGTGACGGGGGGCACCGGGCCCAGCCCCCGCGACGTCTCCGCGGACCTAGCGGCCAGGCTCTGCGACCGTGTCCTCCCCGGCGTGGGGGAGGAGTTCCGGCGCCGCAGCCTGGAGCAGGGCGTGGCCAACGCGGTGCTGAGCAGGGCCATGGCGTGCAGCTTCCGCGACCGCCTCATAGTGGTTAGCCCCGGCAACCCCGACGCCGCGAAGCTCATGGCGGAGCTCCTGCTGGGTGTGGTGGACCACGCGCTCCACCAGCTCCGGGGCCACCGCCACGGCGAGCGCTGA
- the sufC gene encoding Fe-S cluster assembly ATPase SufC translates to MALETRNLTAGPGDKVVLHGVNIKVSPGEIVALMGPNGSGKTTLASVIMGHPRYRVREGDVLLDGEPITKLPTYERARKGVMLAFQNPVEVPGVRFLNFIAAAYNRRFGLEERLIGAPRPELLKQASELAVKLGLRPDMLQREVNVGFSGGEKKRAEMLQLLLLRPRYAILDEPDSGLDVDGVRVIAGAINELADQGAGVIVITHYARILEFVEPNHVVVLVNGRVVDEGGPELARRIEKEGYARYLSSK, encoded by the coding sequence ATGGCTCTGGAGACGAGAAATCTAACAGCAGGCCCCGGGGATAAGGTAGTACTTCACGGCGTTAACATTAAGGTTTCTCCCGGGGAGATTGTAGCTCTAATGGGGCCCAACGGCAGTGGTAAAACAACGCTGGCCAGCGTCATCATGGGGCACCCGCGTTACAGGGTGAGGGAGGGCGACGTACTGCTCGACGGTGAACCGATAACCAAGCTGCCCACCTACGAGAGGGCCCGTAAGGGCGTGATGCTGGCCTTCCAGAACCCGGTGGAGGTGCCGGGGGTACGCTTCCTAAACTTCATAGCCGCCGCCTACAATAGGCGGTTTGGGCTGGAGGAGAGGCTGATAGGCGCTCCCAGGCCCGAGCTGCTGAAGCAGGCCAGCGAGCTGGCCGTGAAGCTCGGGCTGCGCCCGGACATGTTGCAGAGGGAGGTTAACGTCGGCTTCAGCGGCGGCGAGAAGAAGAGGGCTGAGATGCTGCAGCTCCTCCTCCTGCGCCCACGCTATGCCATACTCGACGAGCCCGACAGCGGCCTCGACGTGGACGGTGTACGTGTGATAGCGGGAGCGATAAATGAGCTGGCAGACCAGGGCGCAGGCGTAATAGTCATAACTCACTACGCGAGGATCCTAGAGTTCGTCGAGCCAAACCACGTGGTTGTGCTGGTGAACGGTCGCGTGGTTGATGAGGGCGGGCCCGAGCTGGCCCGCAGGATCGAGAAGGAGGGTTACGCGCGCTACCTGAGCTCGAAGTAG
- the argC gene encoding N-acetyl-gamma-glutamyl-phosphate reductase, which translates to MAYRVAVLGASGYTGGELLRLLALHPEVEVVAATSREYAGKPVHFVHFNLRGWYRGLRFTPFSVDAVLKSEADVVFSALPHGVGLEYTKTFYESGLTVVDLSADYRLRNPEAYKTWYGFEHPYPDLLEKAVYGLPELHREELRGARLIASPGCNATAAILALAPLAKERLVDLSRIIVDVKVGSSEGGSKPTRGSHHPERENAIRPYEPRGHRHAAEAEQELSRLAGSEVRVSLIPHAVSSIRGALASGHAWLLREVEEQTLLRLYAGFYRDSPFVRLVHGTPPGYPDPKYVAGSNYADVGFALEKRLGRVTGFAAIDNLVKGAAGQAVQAWNIAAGLPEDTGLRLPPLKPA; encoded by the coding sequence ATGGCCTACCGGGTCGCTGTCCTGGGGGCGTCGGGCTACACGGGAGGGGAGCTGCTCCGGCTGCTGGCCCTCCACCCCGAGGTAGAGGTTGTAGCTGCCACCTCCAGGGAGTATGCCGGCAAGCCGGTGCACTTCGTCCACTTCAATCTCCGGGGCTGGTACCGGGGGCTCCGCTTCACGCCCTTCAGCGTCGACGCGGTGCTGAAGAGCGAGGCCGATGTGGTGTTCTCGGCCCTCCCCCACGGCGTGGGGCTAGAGTACACTAAGACCTTCTACGAGTCCGGCCTCACCGTGGTGGACCTCAGTGCCGACTACCGCCTCAGGAACCCCGAGGCCTACAAGACCTGGTACGGGTTCGAGCACCCCTACCCCGACCTGCTCGAGAAGGCGGTCTACGGGCTCCCCGAGCTCCACAGGGAGGAGCTGAGAGGAGCCAGGCTGATAGCATCCCCCGGCTGCAACGCCACCGCGGCCATACTTGCGCTCGCACCTCTCGCCAAGGAGAGGCTGGTGGACCTCTCCAGGATAATAGTCGATGTGAAGGTGGGGAGCAGCGAGGGGGGCTCGAAGCCCACTAGGGGCAGCCACCACCCTGAGAGGGAGAACGCGATAAGGCCCTACGAGCCCCGGGGCCACCGGCACGCAGCCGAGGCGGAGCAGGAGTTATCCCGGCTAGCCGGCTCAGAGGTCAGGGTCTCCCTCATCCCCCACGCAGTCTCCTCGATAAGGGGCGCCCTGGCCAGCGGCCACGCCTGGCTCTTGAGAGAGGTGGAGGAGCAGACGCTGCTGCGGCTCTACGCCGGCTTCTACCGCGACAGCCCCTTTGTACGCCTGGTCCACGGCACTCCCCCGGGCTATCCCGACCCGAAGTACGTGGCCGGCAGCAATTACGCTGACGTGGGGTTCGCGCTCGAGAAGAGGCTGGGCAGGGTGACGGGCTTCGCCGCCATAGACAACCTGGTTAAGGGCGCTGCCGGCCAGGCAGTGCAGGCCTGGAACATAGCAGCAGGGCTCCCCGAGGACACGGGGCTCCGCCTGCCCCCGCTCAAGCCAGCCTAG
- a CDS encoding aspartate aminotransferase family protein yields MVLRYLHFYAPRGLRVARAQGQYIWDLEGRRYLDAHTGHGVAFLGHRHPRIVEALREALDTVMVAPPGMAGPWLEEMLEALTPLLPGRMEYVTLLNSGAEAVELALKIARRVTGRRGIVYFTGSFHGRTMGALSVTSSNPLYRKGYEPLIPGTRRARFNHPEDLDKAIGEDTAAAIVEPIQGEGGVNPATPEFMKELRRRCDEAGCLLVVDEVQTGFGRTGRVWAHEHYGVEPDILAAGKAIGGGFPVSMVAVPGWVAEKLPPGFHGSTYGGNPMAMKAVAAASRVLVEERVPEQAAEKGARLRGILEEMLEGARVVRRVKGMGLMIGVELRLRPDPVLRCLQEEKAILALKAGSTVVRLLPPYLLAGKDVEALARGVADCVLRLQGG; encoded by the coding sequence TTGGTACTCCGCTACCTCCACTTCTACGCTCCCCGCGGGCTCCGGGTCGCGAGGGCCCAGGGCCAGTATATCTGGGACCTTGAGGGCCGTCGCTACCTCGACGCCCACACGGGCCACGGGGTGGCGTTCCTGGGCCACCGGCACCCGAGGATAGTGGAGGCTCTCCGCGAGGCGCTGGACACCGTTATGGTCGCGCCGCCGGGGATGGCGGGGCCGTGGCTCGAGGAGATGCTCGAGGCCCTCACCCCCCTGCTGCCTGGTAGGATGGAGTACGTGACGCTGCTTAACAGCGGCGCGGAGGCCGTGGAGCTCGCGCTGAAGATAGCGCGCCGGGTGACCGGCCGGAGGGGGATAGTCTACTTCACCGGCAGCTTCCACGGGAGAACGATGGGTGCGCTCTCCGTCACCTCGAGCAACCCCCTCTACCGGAAGGGCTACGAGCCCCTGATCCCGGGGACCAGGAGGGCCAGGTTCAACCACCCCGAGGACCTTGACAAGGCTATAGGGGAGGACACGGCCGCCGCGATAGTGGAGCCCATACAGGGCGAGGGCGGCGTGAACCCCGCCACCCCCGAGTTCATGAAGGAGCTTAGGAGGAGGTGCGACGAGGCGGGCTGCCTGCTGGTCGTCGACGAGGTCCAGACGGGGTTCGGCCGCACCGGGAGGGTCTGGGCCCACGAGCACTACGGAGTAGAGCCCGACATACTAGCCGCGGGCAAGGCCATCGGGGGAGGCTTCCCGGTCAGCATGGTTGCGGTGCCGGGCTGGGTGGCGGAGAAGCTCCCCCCGGGCTTCCACGGCAGCACCTACGGCGGCAACCCTATGGCTATGAAGGCCGTGGCCGCGGCCAGCAGGGTACTCGTCGAGGAGAGGGTGCCGGAGCAGGCGGCGGAGAAGGGGGCAAGGCTCCGCGGCATACTGGAGGAGATGCTGGAAGGGGCCAGGGTGGTTAGGAGGGTGAAGGGAATGGGTCTCATGATCGGGGTGGAGCTGAGGCTCCGGCCCGACCCGGTTCTCCGCTGCCTCCAGGAGGAGAAGGCGATACTAGCCCTCAAGGCCGGCTCCACCGTGGTACGGCTCCTGCCCCCCTACCTGCTGGCCGGGAAGGACGTGGAGGCGCTGGCGCGGGGAGTGGCGGACTGTGTACTACGGCTCCAGGGCGGCTAG
- a CDS encoding carbamate kinase: protein MRGLLVVALGGNAFVRKGEGLDSQWRNVRAAAEAVARLVERGYRLVVTHGNGPQVGAVLECAHSCPGPRGAGRAITMDVAVAMTQGWLGYMLQQAIGDALEEKGLERRVATVVTQVLVGRDDPAFRRPSKPVGPFYTREEAERAARETGWAFAKDPRGGYRRVVPSPRPRGVVEMGAIEALLRAGYVVVAGGGGGVPVVRGERWLHGVEAVVDKDYTSSLIARLLGAEALIILTDVPYVYLDYGRPGQRPLERLTVSEARRLLEEGKLPPGSMGPKVEAAVEYVEERARSGCVECYAAIGRLEDAEQVVEGKKGTRVVLG, encoded by the coding sequence GTGCGGGGACTCCTCGTCGTTGCTCTCGGCGGCAACGCGTTCGTGAGGAAGGGGGAGGGGCTCGATAGCCAATGGCGCAACGTAAGGGCTGCGGCGGAGGCTGTGGCAAGGCTTGTGGAGAGGGGCTACCGGCTCGTGGTGACCCATGGCAACGGGCCGCAGGTTGGCGCGGTCCTGGAGTGCGCCCATAGCTGCCCTGGCCCCCGGGGAGCCGGGAGGGCTATCACCATGGACGTGGCCGTGGCTATGACCCAGGGCTGGCTGGGCTACATGCTCCAGCAGGCTATAGGCGACGCGCTGGAGGAGAAGGGGCTTGAGAGGAGGGTGGCCACGGTGGTCACGCAGGTGCTTGTGGGCAGGGACGACCCCGCATTCAGGAGGCCGAGTAAGCCGGTGGGGCCCTTCTATACCCGCGAGGAGGCGGAGAGGGCTGCTAGGGAGACCGGCTGGGCATTCGCAAAGGACCCCCGTGGCGGGTATCGTCGCGTTGTGCCGAGCCCGCGGCCGCGTGGGGTGGTGGAGATGGGCGCCATAGAGGCGCTGCTCCGAGCCGGCTACGTCGTCGTGGCCGGCGGGGGTGGGGGAGTCCCCGTGGTGCGGGGCGAGAGGTGGCTCCACGGCGTGGAGGCGGTGGTGGATAAGGACTACACCTCCAGCCTGATCGCCCGGCTGCTCGGGGCGGAGGCCCTCATCATACTCACCGATGTCCCCTACGTCTACCTGGACTATGGGAGGCCCGGGCAGAGGCCGCTGGAGAGGCTCACAGTCAGCGAGGCCCGGAGGCTGCTGGAGGAGGGCAAGCTCCCTCCAGGCAGCATGGGCCCGAAGGTGGAGGCGGCCGTGGAGTACGTTGAGGAGAGGGCTAGGAGCGGCTGCGTAGAGTGCTACGCCGCGATAGGGAGGCTTGAGGACGCGGAGCAGGTGGTTGAGGGGAAGAAAGGGACGAGGGTGGTACTGGGCTAG
- the lysX gene encoding lysine biosynthesis protein LysX has product MGLAKIGMAYMVARWEEKSIASAARKRGADITLIHLSSFHAVIGDRELGGKLPGVVLQRSVSHYVAVSSSLVLESLGLRVVNRGQATAAANDKVWSLALLRAAGIPTPVTGVAFGSEAAGRLADEIGYPVVVKPTNGSWGRMVALADDWEDLRVILEHREYMPQPEMKVHLIQEYVRKPGRDIRVTVVGGRPVAAIYRYSSHWITNTARGGKAEPAPVEGELGELAVRAAEAVGLEIAGVDLFEDPERGYLVNEVNPVPEFKNTVAVTGVDVAAEIVDYLLELARR; this is encoded by the coding sequence ATGGGGTTGGCCAAGATAGGCATGGCGTACATGGTGGCTAGGTGGGAGGAGAAGTCCATAGCCTCTGCCGCCAGGAAGCGGGGAGCCGATATCACGCTCATCCATCTCTCCAGCTTTCACGCTGTTATAGGAGACAGGGAGCTGGGCGGGAAGCTGCCGGGCGTGGTGCTCCAGAGGAGTGTGAGCCACTACGTCGCCGTTTCCTCCAGCCTTGTCCTGGAGAGCCTCGGGCTGCGGGTGGTGAACCGGGGCCAGGCCACCGCCGCCGCCAACGACAAGGTGTGGAGCCTGGCTCTCCTGCGCGCCGCGGGGATTCCCACCCCTGTCACCGGGGTCGCGTTCGGCTCCGAGGCTGCCGGGAGGCTCGCGGATGAGATAGGCTACCCGGTCGTGGTGAAGCCCACCAACGGGAGCTGGGGAAGGATGGTGGCGCTGGCCGACGACTGGGAGGATCTCCGTGTGATCCTGGAACATAGGGAGTACATGCCGCAGCCCGAGATGAAGGTCCACTTGATCCAGGAGTATGTGAGGAAGCCGGGACGCGACATAAGGGTCACCGTGGTGGGTGGTAGGCCCGTGGCGGCTATCTACAGGTACTCCAGCCACTGGATCACAAACACGGCGCGCGGGGGGAAGGCCGAGCCGGCGCCGGTCGAGGGGGAGCTGGGCGAGCTGGCGGTACGGGCTGCGGAGGCCGTGGGCCTGGAGATAGCCGGGGTAGACCTCTTCGAGGACCCGGAGCGGGGCTACCTGGTGAACGAGGTCAACCCGGTGCCAGAGTTCAAGAACACGGTGGCGGTCACCGGGGTGGACGTGGCGGCCGAGATAGTGGATTACCTCCTCGAGCTGGCCCGCCGCTAG
- the lysW/argW gene encoding alpha-aminoadipate/glutamate carrier protein LysW, which produces MPTLKCPVCGGPVEVPDDAMPGELIDHDCGVTLEVVKRDDGSIELRPFEGVGEDWGE; this is translated from the coding sequence ATGCCGACACTCAAGTGCCCCGTGTGCGGTGGCCCCGTAGAGGTCCCCGACGACGCCATGCCCGGCGAGCTGATAGACCACGACTGCGGCGTCACCCTGGAGGTCGTCAAGAGGGATGACGGCAGCATAGAGCTGAGGCCCTTCGAGGGCGTCGGCGAGGACTGGGGCGAGTAG
- the sufB gene encoding Fe-S cluster assembly protein SufB, with translation MASVRPAPIKEVLEARSIEDLLGIEKPYPKEIEIRGRIERSLVEEISRIKKEPDWMRRLRLRALEMFYKLPMPRWVRGIEEIDLEELAAYVKPKAEKVESWDELPDWIKEYYAKLGLPEAEAKALSGLTAVFDSEAVLNKAKEELRKKGVILLPLEEAVQRYPDLVKQYFGRVFPVADHKFAALHYALWSGGAFVYVPPGVKVRQPIEAFFFVGSDLEGQFEHSLIVADENSYLEFIEGCAAPVLKKFSFHDGMVELYAHRGSRVYFYTVQNWSRNIINFNNKRAIAEEGAYVEWLEGSIGSRMTYTYPSTILRGRGASTRNVSVAIANGPYIKDTGGKAIHAAPETRSVIVSKSISSNGGLAVYRGLVRVNRGAYNSVSHVECDSLVLDEKSKSYTYPRNEIEEPTAEVTHEASVGRLGEDQLFYMTSRGLTEGEVKALIVLGFIQDILKSLPLEYLSVLTKVIELEFSEYGAVG, from the coding sequence ATGGCGAGCGTGCGTCCCGCGCCCATAAAGGAGGTGCTCGAGGCTCGTAGTATCGAGGACCTCCTGGGCATTGAGAAGCCCTACCCGAAGGAGATCGAGATACGCGGCAGGATTGAAAGGAGCCTTGTCGAGGAGATCTCGCGGATAAAGAAGGAGCCGGACTGGATGCGTCGCCTCCGCCTCCGCGCGCTGGAGATGTTCTACAAGCTGCCAATGCCCCGCTGGGTCCGGGGGATCGAGGAGATTGATCTCGAGGAGCTGGCAGCCTATGTGAAGCCTAAGGCGGAGAAGGTAGAGAGCTGGGATGAGCTGCCGGACTGGATTAAGGAGTACTATGCCAAGCTGGGGCTGCCCGAGGCCGAGGCTAAGGCTCTCTCAGGGTTGACTGCTGTATTCGACAGCGAGGCCGTGCTCAACAAGGCTAAGGAGGAGCTGCGCAAGAAGGGTGTCATACTACTGCCTTTGGAGGAGGCCGTGCAGCGCTACCCCGACCTGGTGAAGCAGTACTTCGGCAGGGTCTTCCCCGTCGCCGACCACAAGTTTGCTGCACTGCACTACGCGCTCTGGAGCGGCGGCGCCTTCGTCTACGTGCCGCCGGGGGTGAAGGTGAGGCAGCCGATAGAGGCGTTCTTCTTCGTCGGCAGCGATCTCGAGGGCCAGTTCGAGCACTCCCTCATAGTGGCCGACGAGAACAGCTACCTGGAGTTCATAGAGGGCTGCGCCGCCCCGGTGCTGAAGAAGTTCAGCTTCCACGACGGCATGGTTGAGCTGTACGCGCACCGCGGCTCCAGGGTATACTTCTACACTGTGCAGAACTGGAGCAGGAATATAATCAACTTCAACAACAAGCGCGCTATAGCCGAGGAGGGTGCGTACGTAGAATGGCTGGAGGGTAGTATAGGCAGCAGGATGACCTACACCTACCCCTCCACTATCCTCAGGGGCCGCGGCGCCTCCACCAGAAACGTGTCAGTGGCTATAGCTAACGGTCCCTACATCAAGGACACCGGCGGCAAGGCTATACATGCTGCACCCGAGACCAGGAGCGTCATAGTATCGAAGAGCATTTCCAGCAACGGCGGCCTGGCAGTCTACCGGGGCCTAGTCCGCGTGAACCGCGGCGCCTACAACAGTGTGAGCCACGTGGAGTGTGACAGCCTAGTGCTTGACGAGAAGAGCAAGTCCTACACCTATCCGAGGAACGAGATAGAGGAGCCGACTGCCGAGGTAACCCACGAGGCCAGCGTGGGCAGGCTGGGCGAGGACCAGCTATTCTACATGACCAGCCGCGGGCTCACAGAGGGCGAGGTCAAGGCGTTGATAGTGCTGGGCTTCATACAGGATATACTGAAGAGCCTGCCGCTGGAGTACCTCAGCGTGCTCACTAAGGTGATAGAGCTGGAGTTTAGCGAGTACGGCGCCGTAGGCTGA
- a CDS encoding [LysW]-aminoadipate/[LysW]-glutamate kinase has protein sequence MATLVVKAGGRALMANMDNIVASVASAARRGHRLVFVHGGGDLVTEYEKRLGIEPRFVTSPQGVRSRYTTREELEVFVMVLGGLLNKRICSRLASLGARPVGLTGVDGLVLQAERRRRIVVLDPETGRKRVVEGGYTGRITSVDTGFLEKLLDNGYTPVVAPIAFDPREATLLNVDGDQAAARIAAALHADALIVLTDVDGLLLDGRLVERLTVSEARRLLEEGRVGAGMNRKLYEIARAVEEGVARAVITSASQPDPVQRGLEGRGTVVEKG, from the coding sequence GTGGCAACCCTGGTGGTCAAGGCCGGCGGCAGAGCCCTCATGGCCAACATGGATAACATAGTAGCCTCCGTAGCCTCCGCCGCCAGGCGGGGCCACCGCCTGGTGTTCGTCCACGGGGGAGGCGACCTGGTGACGGAGTACGAGAAGAGGCTCGGCATAGAGCCCAGGTTCGTGACCAGCCCCCAGGGGGTGAGGAGCAGGTACACGACGAGGGAGGAGCTGGAGGTCTTCGTAATGGTGCTCGGCGGCCTCCTCAATAAGAGAATCTGCAGCCGGCTCGCAAGCCTGGGGGCCAGGCCGGTAGGCCTCACGGGCGTCGACGGCCTAGTGCTCCAGGCCGAGAGGAGGCGGAGGATAGTAGTCCTGGACCCCGAGACCGGGAGGAAGCGCGTCGTTGAAGGCGGCTACACCGGGAGGATAACCAGCGTAGACACGGGCTTCCTCGAGAAGCTTCTCGATAACGGCTACACTCCCGTGGTAGCCCCCATAGCCTTCGACCCCCGGGAGGCCACGCTACTCAACGTCGACGGCGACCAGGCCGCGGCGCGAATAGCGGCAGCCCTCCACGCCGACGCGCTCATAGTGCTCACCGACGTCGACGGCCTGCTCCTCGACGGGAGGCTCGTCGAGAGGCTCACAGTCAGCGAGGCCCGGAGGCTGCTGGAGGAGGGCCGAGTAGGCGCGGGGATGAACAGGAAGCTCTACGAGATAGCCCGGGCGGTCGAGGAGGGCGTAGCCCGTGCAGTGATAACCAGCGCCTCCCAGCCCGACCCGGTTCAGCGCGGGCTAGAAGGCAGAGGCACTGTCGTCGAGAAGGGCTAG
- a CDS encoding YbhB/YbcL family Raf kinase inhibitor-like protein, producing MVLFRRHREYLVRSGIQFTLSSPAFSDGERIPSRYTCDGENVSPALEWSGAPSTTASYALIVYDPDAPRGTFIHWVIYDIPRGLNGLPEGVPRDPVVEGLGIQGVSDFGEIGYGGPCPPRGNRPHRYVFALHALDLESLGLGPGARAGEVLERIKGHVVGYAVLTGTYSR from the coding sequence ATGGTTCTGTTCCGCCGTCACCGGGAGTACCTGGTACGCAGCGGGATTCAGTTCACCCTCTCCTCCCCCGCCTTCAGCGACGGGGAGAGGATCCCTAGCCGCTACACCTGCGACGGCGAGAACGTGTCCCCCGCCCTCGAGTGGAGCGGGGCCCCCTCCACAACGGCTAGCTACGCCCTCATAGTCTACGACCCCGACGCCCCCAGGGGTACGTTCATCCACTGGGTGATCTACGATATACCCCGGGGGCTTAACGGGCTCCCGGAGGGGGTGCCCCGGGACCCGGTTGTGGAGGGCCTGGGCATCCAGGGCGTGAGCGACTTCGGCGAGATCGGGTACGGCGGCCCCTGTCCTCCGCGGGGCAACCGGCCGCACCGCTACGTTTTCGCCCTCCACGCGCTGGATCTGGAGAGCCTTGGCCTGGGCCCTGGGGCCAGGGCCGGCGAGGTGCTGGAGAGGATCAAGGGCCACGTAGTGGGCTATGCTGTGCTAACCGGGACCTATTCTAGGTGA
- a CDS encoding SufB/SufD family protein gives MSRQAVAGLEEARERARSLLDKLPWQHIADSPTTKYYTDWKLFEEKLEKALSEPQAVGAGAGAGRGLEGYDAAIGCGGGAAGGIRVYRLEEAPSELARFFASMLHPDESRLTAAHYAFLREAYVLEIREPGVYKVAVCGPRGVWASSHLLVAVMPGVEAGLVLDNRPSSSGSTAVEMLVGEKAKLELFTLARAPEEAVHALMGRRLVLHGAELRSATIALGSAMHRVEEETRLANGSSYTHYGAAVGRWRQRLDMIADTIHQGAGSRSRVRVYGFALDESLVSARGLASIKESARGSSTVFEAEVLVIGEKAKGYTMPFLEIDTGDVEEASHRAAEYRISGEQLFYLESRGLSEEDALQLLLSERLRTAAGHLERLAGEAEKMIEAILVELFHPQGQCSF, from the coding sequence GTGTCGAGGCAGGCTGTAGCCGGCCTGGAGGAGGCTAGGGAGAGGGCTAGGAGCCTTCTCGACAAGCTGCCCTGGCAGCACATAGCTGACTCCCCGACGACCAAGTACTATACGGACTGGAAGCTGTTCGAGGAGAAGCTGGAGAAGGCGCTCAGCGAGCCCCAGGCAGTGGGGGCCGGCGCCGGGGCTGGAAGGGGGCTGGAGGGCTATGACGCGGCTATAGGCTGCGGGGGCGGCGCTGCCGGGGGCATCCGCGTCTATAGGCTAGAGGAGGCGCCTAGCGAGCTAGCCAGGTTCTTCGCCTCGATGCTGCATCCGGATGAGAGCAGGCTTACAGCCGCACATTACGCGTTCCTCCGGGAAGCCTACGTGCTGGAGATCCGGGAGCCCGGCGTCTACAAGGTGGCAGTCTGCGGGCCGCGCGGCGTCTGGGCCAGCAGCCATCTACTCGTAGCAGTGATGCCGGGGGTTGAGGCCGGCCTGGTGCTGGACAATAGGCCCTCCTCCAGCGGCTCCACCGCTGTGGAGATGCTGGTAGGGGAGAAGGCGAAGCTTGAGCTGTTCACCCTGGCGAGGGCGCCGGAGGAGGCCGTCCACGCGCTGATGGGCCGCCGCTTGGTGCTGCATGGTGCCGAGCTGCGCTCCGCCACCATAGCGCTGGGCTCCGCCATGCACCGTGTGGAGGAGGAGACGAGGCTGGCCAACGGCTCCAGCTACACCCACTACGGCGCGGCCGTGGGCAGGTGGAGGCAGAGGCTGGACATGATAGCCGATACAATCCACCAGGGCGCTGGGAGCAGGAGCCGTGTGAGGGTCTACGGGTTCGCGCTGGATGAGAGCCTGGTGTCGGCTAGGGGGCTTGCAAGCATAAAGGAGAGCGCCCGCGGCAGTAGCACAGTCTTCGAGGCCGAGGTGCTCGTGATAGGCGAGAAGGCTAAGGGCTACACCATGCCCTTCCTGGAGATAGACACGGGCGACGTGGAGGAGGCCAGCCACCGCGCGGCCGAGTACAGGATATCGGGGGAGCAGCTCTTCTACCTGGAGAGCAGGGGGCTGAGCGAGGAGGACGCCCTGCAGCTCCTGCTGAGCGAGAGGCTGAGGACCGCGGCGGGGCACCTGGAGAGGCTCGCAGGCGAGGCAGAGAAGATGATAGAGGCTATACTGGTGGAGCTTTTCCACCCCCAGGGGCAGTGTAGTTTTTGA